ATTTGCTTGATATCATATGTACGCGAATAGTGAAATGTCCCGGCGCCAGCAAAGTTAGGAATTGTCGAAAAAAGGATTGTAACTCACCTTCTTCCTTTCTATAATTTGAGTAAAAGTGTGAGTTCAAAAAGTCGGCTTTTTGAACAACCTCTAAAAAGACGGAGACTGGAAAGGTTGATTGTATGCCTTTGGCACCTGTTGATCTCTCACTGATTGGGCAAGTATTAGCGGTTGATTTGTACACCGAACAAGGAATATTGCTGCTGGGACAAAACACGACGATTACGCCTGCCCATGTGATCCTATTGCAAAAGCAACGAGTCCGTGAGGTTGATATCATACAGAGTCTTACAGAGGGAACTGGTGAGGAAGTTACTTCTCAACTATTCCAACTAGAGGCAGATTCTGAGACCGTTGCAGCTTATGTACAAGCCCTCGACAAAACGAGACTACTCTTCGATGAACTGACAGTTGGCGGGGCACCAAGTCTTGATCATTTTTCCAACATCTTTTTTGATGTAGCAGAAAAATCGAGGAAGCATTTGGGGTTGTTCCGGAACTTGTACGTACTGGAAGGAGCAGACAGCTATACATACCGCCATTCATTAAATGTAGGCATTCTCTGCTCGCTCATTGCTCGCTTGATGAAATGGGATGAAGAGCGAGTAGCATTCATGGGGACAGCCGGATTTTTGCATGACATTGGGAAAATGAGGGTACCTAAGGAAATATTGCTGAAGCCAGGCAAGCTAAGTGAAGAGGAATTTGCGATCATGAAGAAGCATACCGTTTTCGGCTATGAGATGATCCGTGAGATGAAGGGTGGATCTGAGCTGTTGGCCTTGTGTGCCTTGCTGCATCACGAGCGACTCGACGGGTCTGGCTATCCGGAGCAAAGAAAAGGCGATAGCATACCAATCGAATGTCAGGTGCTCGCCGTTGCCGACATGTTTGATGCGATCTGTTCTGATCGTGTGTACAAAGGAAGGTCGTCCCCATTCGAGGCGGCACAGCTCCTCTGGAAGGAAGCATGTAACGGAACGTTGAACGTGGAGATCGTTGCGCAGTTTGTCCGCTACATTGCTTTGCTGTACGTAGGGGCAAAGGCGAGATTGAGTAGCGGGGAAGAAGTCGAAGTAATTCTTATTCATCAAGATGAACCGATGCGTCCATTGGTAAGAAGAATGGGTGAATTCCTCGATTTGCGGCATGATCGCAAGCTGACGATTGAAAAAATGATTGGATAGAAAATCGATGCGAAAAAGATGAAACCGCTCTTGAAAAATGAGAGCGGTTTCATTGTTGCTGATCTGTGAACGATCGTCGGGAAAGCTCGATCAGCCTGGCAGATTGTGACACAATGATAGAGTATCTGGTAGTCTAAGAAACGAAAAGAAACGTGTCGTGCGAATGCTCGAAACGCAAGGAGGAAACACATGATACGCAAAGCGGAACCCACAGATGCAGCTTTTGCTGCGCCCTTAATTTATGATGCCATTGGAGATATCGCGCATACGTTGACAGGTGCGACGGAGGCAGGGGAAGCGATTCGCATGATGGAGGAGTTTTTTGCGAAGGAAAATAACCGACTGAGCTACGAAAACGCGGTGATTGCCATGGATGGAGATGTACCGGTAGGCCTGGCGCTCTTTTATCATGGGAGCCAAACAGAGGTGCTTGATCGTCCCTTCGTTGAGCATGTCCAACGTTTGACTGGCGAGACGATTACGCTTGTAAAAGAAGCAAAGGATGACGAATTTTATTTGGATTCTGTCGCGGTTGATTCCTCATGCAGAGGGAAGGGGATCGGATCACTTCTATTGGATGCTTTTGAAAAAGAAGCAATTCAGCGCGGGCATGACCGAATCGCTTTGCTCGTTGACGAGGAAAAACCGCGTGCGCGCAAGCTGTATGAATCGCTCGGCTATCGTGAGGATGGGACAGTGATCGTAAGCGGCCATAAATTGAGCCATATGGTGAAGGACATTTCGGAAAAGGCGTAAGAAGACCTCTATCGAGGCTTGATACAAGAACCAAAAACGTTTCCCATTGGACATAGAGCTTAAAGTCCGAGGGAAACGTTTTTCGTAAGCTTAACTGCTAAAAGAAGGCACGCTTTGTACTTGGGGTGAGGGCAGGTAAGGTGTGAGATCAAACTTCCAGTCAAATTCACGGATGGGACTGTACTTACCCGTCAG
This genomic stretch from Brevibacillus brevis harbors:
- a CDS encoding HD-GYP domain-containing protein, whose translation is MPLAPVDLSLIGQVLAVDLYTEQGILLLGQNTTITPAHVILLQKQRVREVDIIQSLTEGTGEEVTSQLFQLEADSETVAAYVQALDKTRLLFDELTVGGAPSLDHFSNIFFDVAEKSRKHLGLFRNLYVLEGADSYTYRHSLNVGILCSLIARLMKWDEERVAFMGTAGFLHDIGKMRVPKEILLKPGKLSEEEFAIMKKHTVFGYEMIREMKGGSELLALCALLHHERLDGSGYPEQRKGDSIPIECQVLAVADMFDAICSDRVYKGRSSPFEAAQLLWKEACNGTLNVEIVAQFVRYIALLYVGAKARLSSGEEVEVILIHQDEPMRPLVRRMGEFLDLRHDRKLTIEKMIG
- a CDS encoding GNAT family N-acetyltransferase, which encodes MIRKAEPTDAAFAAPLIYDAIGDIAHTLTGATEAGEAIRMMEEFFAKENNRLSYENAVIAMDGDVPVGLALFYHGSQTEVLDRPFVEHVQRLTGETITLVKEAKDDEFYLDSVAVDSSCRGKGIGSLLLDAFEKEAIQRGHDRIALLVDEEKPRARKLYESLGYREDGTVIVSGHKLSHMVKDISEKA